A genomic segment from Bos mutus isolate GX-2022 chromosome 14, NWIPB_WYAK_1.1, whole genome shotgun sequence encodes:
- the C14H8orf76 gene encoding uncharacterized protein C8orf76 homolog isoform X3 yields METGCWLLGGEFEDSVFEERRERRPGPPESYRAKRCEPQWFYEETGSSDDVEALTVQKFKGDLAYRRQEYQKALQEYSSISEKLPSTNFAMKRDVQEGQARCLVHLGRHKEALEIATNLFTICSSLQNLEKTIFCLQKLISLHPFNPWNWGRLGEAYLNLGPALSASLASSQKENSFTSSDTAIKSSFPHSGKDCLLCFPETLPEGSVEVSSGNKQRNEKALKNIQNRMTEERAAVLLETQMKACASFIRTRLLLQLAQSQQTSFALERNLKTQQEIEDKMKRFSFKEDTLLLIAEVMGEDIVPEKIRDEVHTEVKCVGPAALTALVIGSSKEFEDKWFRKIKDHFCPFENQFHTELQILP; encoded by the exons ATGGAAACGGGATGCTGGCTGCTCGGCGGCGAGTTTGAGGACTCGGTGTTCGAGGAGAGGCGGGAACGGCGCCCTGGACCACCCGAGTCGTACCGCGCCAAACGCTGCGAGCCTCAG TGGTTTTATGAAGAAACAGGGAGCAGCGATGATGTTGAAGCTCTGACTGTCCAGAAATTCAAAGGAGACCTGGCCTACAGACGGCAAGAGTATCAG AAAGCACTGCAGGAGTATTCCAGTATCTCAGAAAAACTGCCATCTACAAATTTTGCCATGAAAAGGGATGTCCAGGAAGGCCAGGCTCGATGCCTTGTTCACCTGGGAAGGCACAAGGAAGCCCTGGAGATTGCCACAAACTTG TTTACTATTTGTTCCAGTTTGCAGAACTTGGAGAAAACCATTTTCTGCCTACAGAAACTGATTTCTTTGCATCCCTTTAATCCTTGGAACTGGGGCAGATTGGGAGAGGCTTACCTGAACCTGGGGCCAGCGCTGTCAGCATCGCTTGCGTCATCTCAGAAAGAGAACAGTTTCACCTCAAGTGACACGGCTATCAAATCCTCCTTTCCCCACTCAGGAAAAGActgtcttttgtgtttccctgaAACTTTGCCTGAGGGCTCTGTGGAAGTAAGCAGTGGTAACAAGCAAAGGAATGAGAAAgctcttaaaaatattcaaaaccgTATGACAGAAGAGAGAGCAGCAGTGTTGCTAGAAACTCAGATGAAAGCCTGTGCCTCTTTTATACGAACCAG GCTTTTGCTTCAGCTTGCCCAATCTCAGCAAACATCGTTTGCTTTGGAGAGGAACTTAAAGACTCAGCAGGAAattgaagataaaatgaaaaggttCAGCTTCAAAGAAGACACTTTGCTGTTGATAGCAGAG GTTATGGGCGAAGATATCGTCCCAGAAAAAATCAGAGATGAGGTTCACACAGAGGTCAAGTGTGTTGGCCCCGCGGCCCTGACTGCCTTGGTGATCGGGTCTTCGAAAGAGTTTGAAGACAAGTGGTTCAGAAAGATCAAAGACCACTTCTGTCCCTTTGAAAATCAGTTCCACACAGAGCTACAGATCTTGCCTTAG
- the C14H8orf76 gene encoding uncharacterized protein C8orf76 homolog isoform X1, giving the protein METGCWLLGGEFEDSVFEERRERRPGPPESYRAKRCEPQWFYEETGSSDDVEALTVQKFKGDLAYRRQEYQKALQEYSSISEKLPSTNFAMKRDVQEGQARCLVHLGRHKEALEIATNLENKATNTDHLTTVLYLQFTICSSLQNLEKTIFCLQKLISLHPFNPWNWGRLGEAYLNLGPALSASLASSQKENSFTSSDTAIKSSFPHSGKDCLLCFPETLPEGSVEVSSGNKQRNEKALKNIQNRMTEERAAVLLETQMKACASFIRTRLLLQLAQSQQTSFALERNLKTQQEIEDKMKRFSFKEDTLLLIAEVMGEDIVPEKIRDEVHTEVKCVGPAALTALVIGSSKEFEDKWFRKIKDHFCPFENQFHTELQILP; this is encoded by the exons ATGGAAACGGGATGCTGGCTGCTCGGCGGCGAGTTTGAGGACTCGGTGTTCGAGGAGAGGCGGGAACGGCGCCCTGGACCACCCGAGTCGTACCGCGCCAAACGCTGCGAGCCTCAG TGGTTTTATGAAGAAACAGGGAGCAGCGATGATGTTGAAGCTCTGACTGTCCAGAAATTCAAAGGAGACCTGGCCTACAGACGGCAAGAGTATCAG AAAGCACTGCAGGAGTATTCCAGTATCTCAGAAAAACTGCCATCTACAAATTTTGCCATGAAAAGGGATGTCCAGGAAGGCCAGGCTCGATGCCTTGTTCACCTGGGAAGGCACAAGGAAGCCCTGGAGATTGCCACAAACTTG gAAAATAAAGCAACTAACACAGACCATTTAACCACTGTACTCTACCTCCAGTTTACTATTTGTTCCAGTTTGCAGAACTTGGAGAAAACCATTTTCTGCCTACAGAAACTGATTTCTTTGCATCCCTTTAATCCTTGGAACTGGGGCAGATTGGGAGAGGCTTACCTGAACCTGGGGCCAGCGCTGTCAGCATCGCTTGCGTCATCTCAGAAAGAGAACAGTTTCACCTCAAGTGACACGGCTATCAAATCCTCCTTTCCCCACTCAGGAAAAGActgtcttttgtgtttccctgaAACTTTGCCTGAGGGCTCTGTGGAAGTAAGCAGTGGTAACAAGCAAAGGAATGAGAAAgctcttaaaaatattcaaaaccgTATGACAGAAGAGAGAGCAGCAGTGTTGCTAGAAACTCAGATGAAAGCCTGTGCCTCTTTTATACGAACCAG GCTTTTGCTTCAGCTTGCCCAATCTCAGCAAACATCGTTTGCTTTGGAGAGGAACTTAAAGACTCAGCAGGAAattgaagataaaatgaaaaggttCAGCTTCAAAGAAGACACTTTGCTGTTGATAGCAGAG GTTATGGGCGAAGATATCGTCCCAGAAAAAATCAGAGATGAGGTTCACACAGAGGTCAAGTGTGTTGGCCCCGCGGCCCTGACTGCCTTGGTGATCGGGTCTTCGAAAGAGTTTGAAGACAAGTGGTTCAGAAAGATCAAAGACCACTTCTGTCCCTTTGAAAATCAGTTCCACACAGAGCTACAGATCTTGCCTTAG
- the C14H8orf76 gene encoding uncharacterized protein C8orf76 homolog isoform X2, with product METGCWLLGGEFEDSVFEERRERRPGPPESYRAKRCEPQWFYEETGSSDDVEALTVQKFKGDLAYRRQEYQKALQEYSSISEKLPSTNFAMKRDVQEGQARCLVHLGRHKEALEIATNLENKATNTDHLTTVLYLQFTICSSLQNLEKTIFCLQKLISLHPFNPWNWGRLGEAYLNLGPALSASLASSQKENSFTSSDTAIKSSFPHSGKDCLLCFPETLPEGSVEVSSGNKQRNEKALKNIQNRMTEERAAVLLETQMKACASFIRTRLLLQLAQSQQTSFALERNLKTQQEIEDKMKRFSFKEDTLLLIAEVDSLPAELPGKPWSPHIKPSLRSWSKKLVTLAQSPNLLCALVPHLSIRRMMPPSTCDED from the exons ATGGAAACGGGATGCTGGCTGCTCGGCGGCGAGTTTGAGGACTCGGTGTTCGAGGAGAGGCGGGAACGGCGCCCTGGACCACCCGAGTCGTACCGCGCCAAACGCTGCGAGCCTCAG TGGTTTTATGAAGAAACAGGGAGCAGCGATGATGTTGAAGCTCTGACTGTCCAGAAATTCAAAGGAGACCTGGCCTACAGACGGCAAGAGTATCAG AAAGCACTGCAGGAGTATTCCAGTATCTCAGAAAAACTGCCATCTACAAATTTTGCCATGAAAAGGGATGTCCAGGAAGGCCAGGCTCGATGCCTTGTTCACCTGGGAAGGCACAAGGAAGCCCTGGAGATTGCCACAAACTTG gAAAATAAAGCAACTAACACAGACCATTTAACCACTGTACTCTACCTCCAGTTTACTATTTGTTCCAGTTTGCAGAACTTGGAGAAAACCATTTTCTGCCTACAGAAACTGATTTCTTTGCATCCCTTTAATCCTTGGAACTGGGGCAGATTGGGAGAGGCTTACCTGAACCTGGGGCCAGCGCTGTCAGCATCGCTTGCGTCATCTCAGAAAGAGAACAGTTTCACCTCAAGTGACACGGCTATCAAATCCTCCTTTCCCCACTCAGGAAAAGActgtcttttgtgtttccctgaAACTTTGCCTGAGGGCTCTGTGGAAGTAAGCAGTGGTAACAAGCAAAGGAATGAGAAAgctcttaaaaatattcaaaaccgTATGACAGAAGAGAGAGCAGCAGTGTTGCTAGAAACTCAGATGAAAGCCTGTGCCTCTTTTATACGAACCAG GCTTTTGCTTCAGCTTGCCCAATCTCAGCAAACATCGTTTGCTTTGGAGAGGAACTTAAAGACTCAGCAGGAAattgaagataaaatgaaaaggttCAGCTTCAAAGAAGACACTTTGCTGTTGATAGCAGAG gtggattctttaccagctgagctacctgggaagccctggagtcCCCATATCAAGCCCAGCCTGAGATCCTGGTCAAAGAAGCTGGTGACCCTGGCCCAGTCACCTAACCTGCTATGTGCCTTAGTCCCCCATCTGTCAATCAGAAGAATGATGCCTCCCTCTACATGTGATGAAGATTAA